A stretch of the Streptomyces sp. NBC_01428 genome encodes the following:
- a CDS encoding DUF402 domain-containing protein: MSTNSAGAPDPVEIVLVKAGRTKISYPAELLADDGTRVVVRAPWAGDTARDFGFVRFERGDVFTEYYWRDRWYAVKEVRDAAGVRKGWYCDVTRPATVSAGRLVVEDLDLDLWRSADGTEVLRLDEDEFAESGLAATDPAAALAAEKALDDLERLAREGGFEALLE, encoded by the coding sequence ATGTCCACGAACTCGGCGGGGGCTCCTGACCCGGTGGAGATCGTGCTCGTCAAGGCGGGCCGTACGAAGATCAGTTACCCGGCGGAGCTGCTCGCCGACGACGGGACGCGGGTCGTGGTGCGCGCTCCCTGGGCCGGCGACACCGCCCGGGACTTCGGCTTCGTACGGTTCGAGCGGGGTGACGTCTTCACCGAGTACTACTGGCGGGACCGGTGGTACGCGGTGAAGGAGGTACGGGACGCGGCGGGCGTGCGGAAGGGCTGGTACTGCGACGTCACGCGGCCCGCCACCGTCTCCGCGGGGCGCCTGGTGGTCGAGGATCTCGACCTGGACCTGTGGCGCTCGGCCGACGGCACGGAGGTCCTGCGGCTGGACGAGGACGAGTTCGCGGAGAGCGGCCTGGCGGCCACCGACCCGGCGGCGGCGCTCGCCGCCGAGAAGGCCCTGGACGACCTCGAACGCCTGGCCCGCGAGGGCGGTTTCGAAGCGCTGCTGGAGTAG
- a CDS encoding class I SAM-dependent methyltransferase, whose product MVSDSVTNPGAGVDWDAESATFDEEPDHGLRDPAVRAAWAARLRTWLPDRPGDLLDVGCGTGSLSLLASEEGHRVTGVDLSPRMIDRARAKLAGRDAAFLVGDAAAPPVGEQRYDVLFCRHVLWTLPAPERVLRHWRGLLRPGGRLVLVEGVWGTVHPVGLSADRLTALLRPLVAEAGESAGLRVEPLSDDARLWGHEVDDERFAVVATF is encoded by the coding sequence ATGGTGAGCGACAGCGTGACGAATCCAGGGGCGGGCGTCGACTGGGACGCGGAGTCCGCCACGTTCGACGAGGAGCCCGACCACGGCCTGCGCGACCCGGCGGTCCGCGCGGCCTGGGCGGCCCGGCTGCGGACCTGGCTGCCGGACCGGCCGGGCGACCTGCTCGACGTGGGGTGCGGTACGGGAAGCCTGTCCCTCCTCGCGTCCGAGGAGGGACACCGTGTCACCGGGGTCGATCTCTCGCCCCGCATGATCGACCGCGCCAGAGCCAAGCTGGCCGGCCGTGACGCGGCGTTCCTCGTCGGTGACGCGGCGGCACCCCCCGTCGGCGAGCAGCGCTACGACGTGCTCTTCTGCCGCCATGTGCTCTGGACCCTGCCCGCCCCCGAGCGCGTGCTGCGGCACTGGCGGGGGCTCCTGCGTCCGGGCGGCCGGCTCGTCCTCGTCGAGGGCGTCTGGGGGACCGTGCACCCGGTCGGTCTCTCCGCCGACCGGCTGACCGCCCTGCTCCGGCCGCTGGTCGCAGAGGCGGGCGAGAGCGCCGGGCTGCGCGTGGAGCCGCTGTCGGACGACGCGCGGCTGTGGGGCCACGAGGTCGACGACGAGAGGTTCGCCGTGGTGGCCACCTTCTGA
- a CDS encoding GNAT family N-acetyltransferase, whose translation MTLIVREVRRGDPVDAASFARIRHEALPFVLFTPQSIAYDVEHAHPDAHYRPLLALEDGEPVGTAQVGIVYDSPEPGQGYVNVYVHPERTGRGAGSLLVRSAEERLAALGATRLFAWVLDAPANRAFAEKRGYRSARSAHFLRLDLANGELPPLQSPPPGVEVRSGADFADDPRPLFVLDAETLLDEPSDVDREFTDYEAWLEETWRHPLLDHELTSVALVDGRPAAFSAARTDGGSRYGTVMTGTARAFRGRGLAKLAKNHSLHRARAAGFREAFTGNDTDNGPMLAINKWFGYEVCATEVKYVHELGGGS comes from the coding sequence ATGACACTGATCGTCCGTGAGGTGCGTCGCGGGGACCCGGTGGACGCCGCGAGCTTCGCGCGCATCCGTCACGAGGCTCTCCCCTTCGTGCTCTTCACCCCGCAGTCCATCGCCTACGACGTCGAGCACGCCCATCCCGACGCGCACTACCGGCCGTTGCTGGCCCTGGAGGACGGCGAGCCGGTCGGCACCGCGCAGGTGGGCATCGTGTACGACAGCCCCGAGCCGGGTCAGGGCTACGTCAACGTCTATGTGCACCCGGAGCGGACGGGCCGCGGCGCGGGGTCGCTGCTGGTGCGCTCCGCGGAGGAGCGGCTCGCCGCCCTGGGCGCGACCCGGCTGTTCGCCTGGGTGCTGGACGCGCCCGCGAACCGTGCCTTCGCGGAGAAGCGCGGCTACCGCTCGGCCCGTTCCGCGCACTTCCTCCGCCTCGACCTGGCGAACGGCGAGCTGCCGCCGCTCCAGTCCCCGCCCCCCGGCGTCGAGGTGCGCAGCGGGGCGGACTTCGCGGACGACCCGCGGCCGTTGTTCGTCCTGGACGCGGAGACGCTCCTCGACGAACCCAGCGACGTCGACCGGGAGTTCACGGACTACGAGGCCTGGCTGGAGGAGACCTGGCGTCATCCGCTCCTCGACCACGAGCTGACGTCCGTCGCTCTGGTGGACGGCCGGCCGGCGGCGTTCAGCGCGGCCCGCACCGACGGCGGCAGCCGCTACGGCACCGTGATGACGGGCACCGCCCGTGCCTTCCGGGGCCGCGGTCTCGCCAAGCTCGCCAAGAACCACTCCCTGCACCGCGCCCGCGCGGCCGGCTTCCGGGAGGCGTTCACCGGCAACGACACGGACAACGGGCCGATGCTCGCGATCAACAAGTGGTTCGGCTACGAGGTGTGCGCCACGGAGGTGAAGTATGTCCACGAACTCGGCGGGGGCTCCTGA
- a CDS encoding GntR family transcriptional regulator codes for MTLKIHIAEGAAPYEQVRAQISEQARSGALPVGHKLPTVRGLAESLGLAANTVAKAYRALESDGVIETRGRNGTFVAAAGDAAAHQAASAAQAYADRAHRLGLTETAALAAVRDALRAAFEGDS; via the coding sequence GTGACCCTGAAGATCCACATCGCAGAGGGGGCCGCGCCGTACGAGCAGGTGCGCGCCCAGATTTCCGAGCAGGCCAGGTCCGGCGCGCTGCCGGTCGGCCACAAGCTGCCCACGGTGCGGGGGCTGGCCGAGTCGCTTGGCCTCGCGGCCAACACCGTCGCCAAGGCCTACCGGGCCCTCGAATCGGACGGGGTGATCGAGACGCGCGGCCGCAACGGGACGTTCGTGGCCGCCGCCGGGGACGCGGCGGCGCACCAGGCGGCGTCGGCCGCGCAGGCCTACGCCGACCGGGCGCACCGCCTCGGACTGACCGAGACCGCCGCGCTGGCCGCCGTACGGGACGCCCTGCGGGCGGCGTTCGAGGGGGACTCCTAG
- a CDS encoding MarR family winged helix-turn-helix transcriptional regulator — protein sequence MQNSEAMALSAALLATAGELTRRIHEGVVSRGFDDVRPAHGFAFARLSADGATVTDLAAHLGVTKQAASQLVDELVRKGYVERRPHPEDARARLILLTERGRACTRAAEEAAADAVRTWGELLGEGDMRALYTRLLRIAPYGPIRPAW from the coding sequence GTGCAGAACTCCGAGGCCATGGCCCTGTCCGCCGCCCTGCTCGCCACCGCCGGCGAGCTGACCCGCCGCATCCACGAGGGTGTGGTCTCCCGCGGATTCGACGACGTGCGGCCCGCCCACGGGTTCGCCTTCGCGCGGCTCTCGGCGGACGGGGCGACGGTCACCGATCTCGCCGCGCATCTCGGGGTCACCAAGCAGGCCGCCAGTCAGCTCGTCGACGAGCTGGTCCGCAAGGGGTACGTCGAACGCCGGCCGCACCCGGAGGACGCCCGCGCCCGGCTGATCCTGCTGACCGAGCGGGGGCGGGCGTGCACCCGTGCGGCCGAAGAGGCGGCGGCGGACGCCGTGCGGACGTGGGGCGAACTGCTCGGTGAGGGTGACATGCGCGCGTTGTATACGCGTCTGCTGCGCATCGCGCCCTACGGTCCCATCAGGCCCGCCTGGTGA
- a CDS encoding esterase/lipase family protein — protein sequence MLPWNRVLRPLAALLLAAAVAVVPAATAQAASAPSSGWNNYSCKPSAAHPRPVVLVHGTFGNSVDNWLALAPYLTSRGYCVFSLDYGQLPGVPLFNGLGPIDKSAAQLQIFVDKVLAATGAAKADLVGHSQGGMMPRYYLKFLGGAAKVNALVGIAPDNHGTTLSGLANLLPYFPGAADLLSSATPGLADQVAGSAFLTKLNAGGDTVPGVHYTVIATKYDEVVTPYTSQFLSGSDVHNVLLQNLCGLDLSEHVAIGIVDRIAYHEVANALDPAHASATTCASVFS from the coding sequence ATGCTGCCCTGGAACCGAGTGCTCAGACCCCTGGCCGCCCTGCTCCTGGCCGCCGCCGTCGCGGTCGTCCCCGCCGCCACGGCCCAGGCCGCCTCCGCCCCCAGCAGTGGCTGGAACAACTACTCCTGCAAGCCGTCCGCCGCGCATCCCCGCCCCGTCGTCCTCGTCCACGGCACGTTCGGGAACTCCGTGGACAACTGGCTGGCCCTCGCCCCCTACCTGACCAGCCGCGGGTACTGCGTCTTCTCCCTCGACTACGGCCAGCTCCCCGGCGTCCCCCTCTTCAACGGCCTCGGTCCCATCGACAAGTCGGCCGCGCAGCTCCAGATCTTCGTCGACAAGGTGCTCGCCGCGACCGGCGCAGCCAAGGCCGACCTGGTCGGCCACTCGCAGGGCGGCATGATGCCCCGCTACTACCTCAAGTTCCTCGGCGGAGCCGCCAAGGTGAACGCCCTCGTCGGCATCGCCCCCGACAACCACGGCACGACCCTGAGCGGCCTGGCCAACCTGCTTCCGTACTTCCCCGGCGCGGCGGACCTGCTGTCGTCGGCGACTCCCGGACTCGCCGACCAGGTCGCCGGTTCCGCGTTCCTGACCAAACTCAACGCGGGCGGCGACACCGTCCCCGGCGTGCACTACACGGTCATCGCCACCAAGTACGACGAGGTGGTCACGCCGTACACCTCGCAGTTCCTGAGCGGATCCGACGTCCACAACGTCCTGCTGCAGAACCTGTGCGGCCTGGACCTCTCCGAGCACGTGGCCATCGGGATCGTCGACCGGATCGCCTACCACGAGGTGGCGAACGCCCTCGATCCCGCCCACGCCTCCGCCACCACCTGCGCGTCCGTGTTCAGTTGA
- a CDS encoding DNA polymerase Y family protein → MTILCVRFQLPPTREAEFPQLLGLLEEFTPVIEALPPDGALLDVRGAERYFGRGPAGFASLIRLRALALHGVDCVIGAGPGPMLARMALRDAVPGTPRVVLADPDAVTEFLAERPVGALPGVGAATARTLGEYGLDTLGKVAAAPLSTLQRLTGARAGRDLHERASGVDRGRVVPNATSRSLATERPFQRDELDPDRHRRALLSAAEELGARLRALEKVCRTLTLTVRYADRSATTRSRTLGEPTAHSSTLTGTAYRMYEMLGLQRARVRAIALRAEGLAPAERASHQLTFDPVDEKVRRIEEVADRARARFGPHVIGPGTLAA, encoded by the coding sequence ATGACCATCCTCTGCGTACGTTTCCAGCTGCCTCCGACGCGCGAGGCGGAGTTTCCCCAACTCCTCGGATTACTGGAGGAGTTCACGCCCGTCATCGAGGCGCTGCCACCCGACGGGGCACTGCTCGACGTGCGAGGTGCCGAGCGGTACTTCGGCCGTGGCCCCGCCGGGTTCGCCTCGCTGATCCGGCTCCGCGCCCTCGCCCTGCACGGCGTCGACTGCGTGATCGGCGCCGGTCCCGGACCGATGCTCGCCCGGATGGCGCTGCGCGACGCCGTCCCCGGAACGCCCCGGGTGGTGCTCGCGGACCCGGACGCCGTCACGGAGTTCCTCGCCGAGCGTCCCGTCGGCGCGCTGCCCGGCGTCGGCGCCGCCACCGCGCGCACCCTGGGCGAGTACGGCCTCGACACCCTTGGCAAGGTCGCGGCCGCACCCCTGTCCACGCTCCAGCGCCTCACCGGCGCCCGGGCCGGCCGCGACCTGCACGAGAGGGCCTCCGGGGTCGACCGCGGCCGGGTCGTGCCGAACGCCACCTCCCGCTCCCTCGCCACCGAACGGCCCTTCCAGCGGGACGAGTTGGACCCCGACCGGCATCGCCGGGCGCTGCTCTCCGCGGCCGAGGAGCTGGGCGCACGGCTGCGCGCCCTGGAGAAGGTCTGCCGCACCCTGACCCTCACCGTGCGCTACGCCGACCGCTCCGCGACCACGCGCAGCCGCACCCTCGGGGAGCCGACCGCGCACTCCTCGACCCTGACCGGCACCGCGTACCGCATGTACGAGATGCTCGGCCTCCAGCGCGCCCGGGTCCGCGCGATCGCGCTGCGCGCCGAGGGGCTCGCGCCCGCCGAGCGGGCCTCCCATCAGCTGACCTTCGACCCGGTGGACGAGAAGGTCCGCCGTATCGAGGAGGTCGCGGACCGGGCGCGGGCGAGGTTCGGCCCGCATGTGATCGGACCCGGGACGCTGGCCGCGTGA
- a CDS encoding GH39 family glycosyl hydrolase, whose translation MGRHGWNSGERRWRLTALLGVGAAVLALVVTLLNTLPGDGGSTAGTTRDGDKVHGTPVTPPQTPRPDVGWGFTHTQYSADEGDDAATERVEGLLGRDEVSLPQNQHIMGWGAGNPEPSKGRYDFSEMDSRVDFVRRSGGTPVVTLCCSPDWMKGGRAGADRTNWSQASLETAPEPSHFADFAALAATVARRYPDVRHFIVWNEFKGFWNDREGRWDYEGYTKLYNLVYKALKKVDKDIMVGGPYLVMDSFDPRQTQDASTTVKGAWGAMDQRVLDAFTYWNEHKAGADFVVVDGSSYTNDDETLPDEFAATDKFTAVGRWLRGQTHGLPLWWAEYYVEPADSKDERKGWSETRRVAVQASGMIAMVRGGASSGFYWNPEKEKGAGCPGCLWTPTGTAGGGRDLPMYDLISRFGKAFPPGTAYAKVSVAADDVPNVRVLATDRTVLVVNTRDRSISAKVDGRRFELGAYGVKWLTR comes from the coding sequence ATGGGACGTCATGGGTGGAATTCGGGGGAACGACGGTGGCGCCTGACCGCGCTGCTCGGTGTGGGCGCGGCCGTACTCGCCCTGGTCGTGACACTGCTCAACACCCTTCCGGGGGACGGCGGGAGCACCGCCGGCACCACCCGCGACGGCGACAAGGTGCACGGCACGCCGGTCACCCCGCCGCAGACGCCCCGACCCGACGTGGGCTGGGGGTTCACCCACACCCAGTACAGCGCCGACGAGGGCGACGACGCGGCCACCGAGCGGGTCGAGGGACTGCTGGGCCGTGACGAGGTGTCGCTGCCGCAGAACCAGCACATCATGGGCTGGGGTGCGGGCAACCCCGAACCGTCCAAGGGGCGTTACGACTTCTCCGAGATGGACAGCCGCGTCGACTTCGTCCGCAGGTCCGGCGGCACCCCGGTCGTGACGCTGTGCTGCTCCCCGGACTGGATGAAAGGCGGCAGGGCCGGGGCGGACCGCACGAACTGGAGCCAGGCCTCCCTGGAGACGGCCCCGGAGCCCTCGCACTTCGCGGACTTCGCCGCGCTCGCCGCGACGGTCGCCCGCCGCTACCCCGACGTACGCCACTTCATCGTCTGGAACGAGTTCAAGGGCTTCTGGAACGACCGTGAGGGCCGCTGGGACTACGAGGGCTACACCAAGCTCTACAACCTGGTCTACAAGGCGCTGAAGAAGGTGGACAAGGACATCATGGTGGGCGGCCCCTACCTCGTGATGGACAGCTTCGACCCACGCCAGACGCAGGACGCGTCCACGACGGTGAAGGGAGCCTGGGGCGCGATGGACCAGCGGGTCCTCGACGCCTTCACCTACTGGAACGAGCACAAGGCGGGCGCCGACTTCGTCGTCGTGGACGGCTCCAGCTACACCAACGACGACGAGACGCTGCCCGACGAGTTCGCGGCCACCGACAAGTTCACGGCCGTCGGCAGATGGCTGCGCGGGCAGACGCACGGACTGCCGCTGTGGTGGGCCGAGTACTACGTCGAACCGGCCGACTCCAAGGACGAGCGCAAGGGCTGGTCCGAGACCCGCCGCGTCGCGGTCCAGGCGAGCGGCATGATCGCGATGGTGCGGGGCGGGGCCTCCTCCGGCTTCTACTGGAACCCGGAGAAGGAGAAGGGCGCCGGCTGCCCCGGCTGTCTCTGGACCCCGACCGGCACCGCCGGTGGCGGCCGGGACCTGCCCATGTACGACCTGATCTCCCGCTTCGGCAAGGCGTTCCCGCCGGGCACCGCCTACGCGAAGGTGTCCGTCGCCGCGGACGACGTGCCGAACGTGCGGGTCCTCGCCACCGACCGGACCGTCCTCGTCGTCAACACGCGGGACCGGTCGATCAGCGCGAAGGTCGACGGGAGGCGGTTCGAGCTGGGCGCCTACGGGGTGAAGTGGCTCACCCGCTGA
- a CDS encoding DUF5925 domain-containing protein — translation MSANPHDALPIRLNVDDSDSPSDVVDALFLGRFATGEQPHSHAANIDRVRSGATLLPPGARVLRSARDDDRSATLAEGDGWTLLVSRWNRGADVTVTATSVELAEKVLNEATDGATDEPEPQPENVTMGFWYVSPRRGPHRTTRQISAGTWEEVRANYTAPVADAMDGLMKTTPEDIAGRLLLLHGPPGTGKTSALRTLARSWRDWCQVDCVLDPERLFSDVGYLMDIAIGEEDGTGKGRWRLLLLEDCDELIRGEAKHTAGQALSRLLNLTDGLLGQGRNVLVGVTTNEDLERLHPAVVRPGRCLARIEVGPLTRRESVGWLGTDEGVPREGATLAELYALRRGTTPTSVPDQREGADAGLYL, via the coding sequence ATGTCTGCGAACCCACACGACGCTCTGCCGATCAGGCTCAACGTCGACGACAGCGACTCGCCGTCGGACGTCGTCGACGCGCTGTTCCTCGGTCGCTTCGCGACGGGCGAGCAGCCGCACTCGCACGCCGCGAACATCGACCGTGTACGGTCCGGAGCCACCCTGCTCCCGCCCGGCGCCCGCGTGCTGCGCTCCGCGCGGGACGACGACCGCAGCGCGACGCTCGCCGAGGGCGACGGCTGGACCCTTCTGGTGTCGCGCTGGAACAGGGGCGCGGACGTCACCGTGACCGCGACGAGCGTCGAGCTGGCCGAGAAGGTGCTGAACGAGGCGACGGACGGTGCCACGGACGAGCCCGAGCCGCAGCCGGAGAACGTGACGATGGGCTTCTGGTACGTGTCGCCGCGGCGCGGCCCGCACCGCACCACCCGGCAGATCTCCGCCGGGACGTGGGAGGAGGTCCGCGCCAACTACACGGCGCCGGTCGCGGACGCGATGGACGGCCTGATGAAGACGACCCCCGAGGACATCGCGGGCCGGCTGCTGCTCCTGCACGGTCCGCCGGGCACCGGCAAGACGTCCGCCCTGCGCACCCTGGCCCGTTCCTGGCGCGACTGGTGCCAGGTGGACTGTGTGCTGGACCCCGAGCGACTCTTCTCCGACGTCGGGTATCTGATGGACATCGCGATCGGCGAGGAGGACGGCACCGGCAAGGGGCGCTGGCGGCTGCTCCTGCTGGAGGACTGCGACGAGCTGATCCGCGGCGAGGCGAAGCACACGGCGGGCCAGGCCCTGTCCCGGCTGCTCAACCTCACCGACGGACTGCTCGGCCAGGGCCGCAACGTCCTGGTGGGCGTCACGACGAACGAGGACCTGGAGCGTCTGCACCCCGCCGTGGTCCGCCCCGGCCGCTGTCTCGCCCGTATCGAGGTCGGACCGCTGACCCGCCGGGAGTCGGTCGGCTGGCTGGGCACCGACGAGGGCGTCCCGCGCGAGGGCGCGACCCTCGCCGAGCTGTACGCGCTGCGCCGCGGTACGACACCGACATCGGTTCCGGACCAGCGCGAGGGCGCGGACGCGGGGCTGTACCTGTAA
- a CDS encoding cupin domain-containing protein — MPVVRSSEAVVHEMHGGRFVSHAAPRSGSKELCAWRTELPAGLRAPVHTVDREEILHLLTGDLLITLDGRTEQVTAGDTVIVNAGTALGIENTSGQPATAWVTTSVGLRAELADGSVLTPPWAN, encoded by the coding sequence GTGCCCGTCGTCCGTTCTTCCGAAGCCGTCGTCCACGAGATGCACGGCGGCCGATTCGTCTCGCACGCCGCTCCGCGCAGCGGGAGCAAGGAGCTGTGCGCCTGGCGCACGGAGCTCCCCGCGGGGCTCCGGGCCCCCGTGCACACCGTCGACCGCGAGGAGATCCTCCACCTCCTCACCGGCGACCTGCTGATCACGCTCGACGGCAGGACCGAGCAGGTCACCGCGGGCGACACCGTGATCGTCAACGCGGGCACCGCGCTCGGCATCGAGAACACCTCGGGGCAGCCGGCGACCGCCTGGGTCACCACCTCCGTCGGCCTGCGGGCGGAACTGGCCGACGGCTCGGTCCTGACTCCGCCGTGGGCCAACTAG
- a CDS encoding GNAT family N-acetyltransferase: MPGGSGGFREPGERLAAFGVRRAAAGDVAVVRAVIDAAFEPYVERIGVVPAPMTADHEANVAAGRVFVTGEPVTGLVVVEERPDHLYLDIVAVRPDAHGKGIGGRLLRFVDAHARARGLDEVRLYTNAMMWENQKIYPKLGYEVVERRVDGPYDRVHYRKRLG; encoded by the coding sequence ATGCCCGGGGGATCAGGCGGGTTCCGGGAGCCCGGAGAGCGGCTCGCGGCGTTCGGGGTGCGGCGCGCCGCTGCCGGTGACGTGGCCGTGGTACGGGCCGTGATCGACGCCGCCTTCGAGCCGTACGTCGAGCGCATCGGCGTCGTGCCCGCGCCCATGACGGCCGACCACGAGGCCAATGTGGCGGCGGGCCGGGTGTTCGTCACGGGGGAGCCGGTGACCGGACTCGTGGTCGTCGAGGAGCGGCCGGACCACCTGTACCTCGACATCGTCGCCGTGCGGCCCGACGCCCACGGCAAGGGCATCGGGGGACGACTGCTGCGATTCGTCGACGCACACGCGCGTGCTCGGGGACTGGACGAGGTCAGGCTCTACACCAACGCGATGATGTGGGAGAACCAGAAGATCTACCCGAAGCTCGGGTACGAGGTCGTCGAGCGGCGCGTGGACGGGCCCTACGACCGCGTCCACTACCGCAAGCGCCTCGGCTGA
- a CDS encoding lytic polysaccharide monooxygenase auxiliary activity family 9 protein, whose product MSARRKAAAVVAVGIAPLALSALAAAPASAHGTMGDPVSRVSQCYAEGPESPKSAACKAAVAAGGTQALYDWNGIRIGDANGQHQALIPDGKLCSADSEEFKGLDLARADWPATGVSSGAYTFRYRVTAQHKGTFKVYITKSGYDPSKPLAWADLDLAHPVATVTDPTASNGFYSFSGNLPERSGKQLLYAVWQRSDSPEAFYSCSDVAFGGSGDGNGAGGGTTPVPTASAPSDEQIADGSDKSTVEHHGHGDGDAGTSAEPTASASAKAAGVAEDTETTTDAAANQPEAAGSSANLAETGGDSTTPYIAVGGAAVLALGAATLFASVRRRATPGGRHGR is encoded by the coding sequence ATGTCTGCACGCCGCAAGGCCGCCGCTGTCGTCGCCGTCGGCATCGCCCCGCTCGCCCTGTCCGCGCTGGCCGCCGCGCCCGCGTCGGCGCACGGCACGATGGGGGACCCGGTGAGCCGGGTGTCCCAGTGTTACGCGGAGGGTCCGGAGAGCCCGAAGTCGGCGGCCTGCAAGGCGGCGGTCGCCGCGGGCGGCACGCAGGCGCTCTACGACTGGAACGGCATCCGCATCGGTGACGCGAACGGGCAGCACCAGGCGCTGATCCCGGACGGCAAGCTGTGCAGCGCCGACAGCGAGGAGTTCAAGGGGCTCGACCTGGCGCGCGCCGACTGGCCGGCGACCGGCGTGAGCAGCGGGGCGTACACCTTCAGGTACCGGGTGACGGCGCAGCACAAGGGCACGTTCAAGGTGTACATCACGAAGTCCGGCTACGACCCGTCCAAGCCGCTGGCCTGGGCCGACCTCGATCTCGCGCACCCCGTCGCGACGGTGACCGACCCGACCGCCTCGAACGGCTTCTACAGCTTCTCCGGCAACCTCCCGGAGCGTTCCGGCAAGCAGCTCCTGTACGCCGTCTGGCAGCGTTCGGACAGCCCGGAGGCCTTCTACTCGTGTTCCGACGTGGCGTTCGGCGGCAGCGGTGACGGCAACGGAGCGGGCGGCGGGACCACTCCGGTGCCGACCGCCTCCGCGCCCTCGGACGAGCAGATCGCGGACGGCAGCGACAAGTCGACGGTGGAGCACCACGGTCACGGAGACGGCGACGCCGGTACGTCGGCCGAACCGACGGCGAGCGCGAGCGCGAAGGCGGCCGGCGTCGCCGAGGACACGGAGACCACCACGGACGCCGCGGCGAACCAGCCGGAGGCCGCCGGTTCCTCCGCGAACCTCGCCGAGACCGGCGGTGATTCCACCACCCCGTACATCGCGGTCGGCGGTGCCGCCGTCCTGGCGCTCGGCGCCGCGACCCTGTTCGCGTCGGTGCGCCGCCGGGCGACCCCGGGCGGCCGGCACGGCCGCTAG